In Strigops habroptila isolate Jane chromosome 14, bStrHab1.2.pri, whole genome shotgun sequence, one genomic interval encodes:
- the MYO15B gene encoding myosin XVB isoform X2 produces MDVGLLEIPAELAALLRIAEGQYRAQANQITEALSPEIKVKDDLSLPPTINSYPFSSFIKSYFQKTDFPAPGQPLQHPLTHLNAEYQESALEINKLILRFIGDRNLHGWQEVLLGNYIAGRGLNNVALRDEIFSQVVAQAWKNPDMERSQRAWVLMATLLSCFAPSPTLEKPLLKFVSDHGMEGYNAVCQRKILTAAQFTETDSTVSRAYPPTQLEWIANQRKGKMVLDVHTFNDEKFSAEVESWMTGEQYAGWILSARGCDKKSRGWSISMFTGNTWQDLLGCDFVLDLIGEMEKPSSLSQSSAAYPITPERDRSFLQNSDLALIPPAPGIQAPTFPPPSLPPEFNNLHPDPRFRDDLSTPVGLDHYVDDLFSTVLQQGSRVPDMENREILTGRMKGGGKIGPTQRGIFPSAGFSGVTQAPVYQPMPSMMGVPAAMPMMPAAGGIAPMPAMVMPQPVVPAVDPNQLAAQQQAFINQQAMLMAQQMTLQAMSISQQQQQQWQQSLEKPRPRVSSSPQAQAPAPASAPVPATFPKPKKPASSQNAAPSPKAPEPPAREEELVYDYMEDQFSSSKDDDYPRETFQQKKDYFQKMGEQQIRVKKVSPSKTWTPPANPQPKQENEEEQNRKEEKPDPETEAAPAPPLPPPEPKPKNQTPKVKKEPPLVKASGPELRPAPSREIRNIIRMYQSRPAPEPQPIEPVRKVSKPFMKKNDPKNEALAKLGMMNLPSPKSPSPLPQEKRSPPPPKPKPGSTFSSIKEKQLPLQSAFSQGSTPPGSQAPPAPPLPPPLPSPLLPEHPGRQESSGKDAAVRVVEDDGIKTQLYKLTSSVSFSYVNPAWKIFLRKEVFYPKENFSHPYCLNLLCEQIIRDTFSDSCFRISREEKRKMKDLLMEFRVGNDVQSIQEDGIKKRIVLAARDNWANYFSRLFPVHGENGSDVQILGVSHRGIRLLKVVKAAGYNPEHLKILCSYCFADVLSVELKGSNALVFSLKTEQLFLHSPKAPCIKALVELFMQELRQDTNYVIALRSYIVDDKSLLSFKKGDLIELLPMQGVEPGWQFGSTGGRCGIFPTSLVQLAAAPDYLSTSMDRRGGLWKNMKSSSESRNTSRESSAPSLTSEPDSIMLVPAGDHYTMIDFATAYFREAQSMQGLKGMAAEKKSIADLVQHTKVPIQESLLRYSDRELNELAAKNFKTLMQFMGDQAKLKNQNEVERIYEILQLCKEKESLHDEVYCQAIKQVTHNPNQESVLRGWLLLNLLTGYFLPSNILMPYATKFLQLASDDPSSMHHEIAKICQSNLRKNLMYGGRRHLPFPVEMEALLRGRSARRLVILLPGGLEYLTRIKTFTVAKELLQEICEQMGAGEQEEIEEFVLFATRSDSNNLDKAVRPIRSEEYLHDYLLEDSLVAVTLRRLIWRTPLHFENNIYIDVHYGQMLWDYLNGRMLLSHGEEMEMQVGILAMLQHWAKPEQQNSAPSREELKEYTPKTLQSYISPQVLQNQVGTLLRTRQPLPPVDAKIEFIEHMMKLPFFGYTIYFVERVSDDTISVPCFFGVNKEEIIVVDNTSQVVSCVIPLKELQKMRTLRPLSDGGLPGLELNYGSAASPKTMWLELSQAKEMYHTIVVILDKTELRH; encoded by the exons ATG GATGTGGGGCTGCTGGAGATCCCTGCAGAGCTTGCTGCCCTCCTGCGGATAGCTGAAG GTCAATACCGAGCACAGGCCAACCAGATAACTGAGGCATTGTCTCCTGAAATCAAGGTCAAAGATGATCTTTCCCTCCCACCAACCATCAACAGCtatcctttctcctccttcattAAGTCATACTTCCAG aAGACAGATTTCCCAGCCCCTGGCCAGCCTCTGCAGCACCCTTTAACCCATCTGAATGCTGAGTACCAGGAGAGTGCGCTTGAGATCAACAAATTG ATTTTGCGGTTCATTGGTGACAGGAATCTCCATGGCTGGCAGGAGGTGCTTCTGGGCAACTACATTGCTGGGAGAGGTTTGAATAATGTGGCTCTGCGCGATGAAATCTTCAGTCAGGTGGTTGCCCAGGCATGGAAAAACCCAGACATGGAGCGAAGCCAGCGAGCGTGGGTCCTGATGGCAACtttgctgagctgctttgcCCCTTCACCAACACTGGAGAAGCCATTGCTGAa ATTTGTGTCAGATCATGGCATGGAGGGCTACAATGCCGTCTGCCAGCGCAAGATCTTGACAGCAGCACAGTTCACAGAGACAGACTCTACAGTCTCTCGGGCTTACCCTCCCACTCAGCTGGAGTGGATTGCGAaccagaggaaagggaagatggTGCTGGATGTTCATACCTTTAATG ACGAGAAGTTCTCAGCTGAGGTGGAGTCCTGGATGACTGGGGAGCAGTATGCAGGCTGGATCCTGAGTGCAAG GGGCTGTGATAAGAAGTCTAGAGGATGGTCTATCTCCATGTTTACTGGCAACACATGGCAGGACCTGCTGGGCTGTGACTTTGTGCTGGACCTCATTGGAGAGATGGAGAAGCCCAGCAGCCTCTCTCAGTCTTCAGCTGCGTACCCCATCACTCCTGAAAGGGACAGAAGTTTCCTCCAGAACTCTGACCTGGCTTT gatccctcctgctccaggcaTCCAGGCCCCTACCTTCCCACCACCTAGCCTGCCTCCAGAATTCAACAATCTCCATCCAG ATCCAAGATTCAGAGATGACCTGAGCACCCCTGTAGGCTTGGATCACTATGTGGATGATCTcttcagcactgtgctgcagcaagGCTCCAGAGTACCA GATATGGAGAACAGGGAAATTCTGACTGGACGCATGAAAGGAGGTGGGAAGATTGGACCCACACAGAGAGGaatctttccttctgcag GCTTCTCTGGAGTGACTCAAGCACCAGTTTACCAGCCTATGCCTTCGATGATGGGGGTGCCAGCAGCCATGCCTATGATGCCAGCAGCTGGTGGGATTGCACCTATGCCAG CCATGGTTATGCCCCAGCCTGTGGTTCCAGCTGTAGATCCCAATCAGttagcagcacagcagcaagccTTTATCAACCAGCAAGCAATGCTCATG GCCCAGCAGATGACCCTTCAAGCCATGAGCATTtcccagcagcaacagcagcagtggcaaCAATCTCTTGAGAAACCAAGGCCAAGAGTCTCAAGTTCACCACAAGCCcaagccccagctccagcctcagcCCCAGTCCCAGCCACTTTCCCAAAACCTAAGAAGCCTGCCAGCAGCCAAAATGCTGCTCCATCACCAAAGGCTCCAGAACCACCAGCTAGGGAAGAAGAACTG GTTTATGACTACATGGAAGACCAGTTCTCCAGCAGTAAAGATGATGACTATCCTCGTGAAACCTTCCAGCAGAAGAAAGactattttcagaaaatgg GAGAGCAACAGATCCGTGTTAAGAAAGTCAGTCCTTCCAAAACCTGGACCCCTCCAGCAAATCCCCAGCCAAAGCAGGAGAATGAAGAGgagcagaacaggaaagaagagaagcCTGACCCTGAAACAGAGGCAG CTCCTGCTCCACCTTTGCCACCTCCTGAGCCAAAGCCAAAAAACCAGACACCAAAAGTAAAGAAGGAGCCACCACTAGTGAAGGCTTCGGGCCCCGAGTTGCGGCCTGCACCCAGCCGGGAGATCCGCAACATCATCAGAATGTACCAGAGCCGGCCAGCCCCCGAGCCCCAGCCCATCGAGCCTGTCAG GAAAGTATCCAAGCCATTTATGAAGAAGAACGACCCCAAAAATGAGGCTCTGGCCAAGCTGGGAATGATGAACCTCCCATCTCCCAAATCA CCATCCCCACTGCCACAAGAGAAGAGATCACCTCCACCTCCCAAGCCCAAGCCTGGCTCAACTTTCAGCTCTATCAAGGAGAAGCAGTTGCCTCTCCAGTCCGCCTTCAGCCAGGGGAGTACCCCACCAGGTTCCCAggcccctcctgctccccctcttcccccaccATTGCCTTCGCCTCTCCTGCCTGAGCacccaggcaggcaggaatCCTCAGGGAAGG ATGCTGCTGTAAGAGTAGTAGAAGATGATGGTATCAAGACCCAGCTGTACAAGCTCACTAGCAGTGTCAGCTTTTCCTATGTCAACCCAGCCTGGAAAATCTTTCTGCGCAAAGAG GTGTTTTACCCCAAAGAAAACTTCAGTCACCCGTATTGTCTGAACCTGCTGTGTGAACAG aTCATACGTGACACCTTCTCTGATTCCTGCTTTCGCATCTCCAGGGAAGAGAAGCGCAAGATGAAAGATCTGCTGA TGGAGTTCCGGGTTGGCAACGATGTCCAGTCCATTCAGGAAGATGGGATAAAGAAGAGGATTGTACTGGCTGCTCGGGATAACTGGGCTAACTATTTCTCCCGCCTTTTCCCAGTTCAT GGTGAAAATGGAAGTGATGTCCAGATCCTGGGTGTTTCTCACCGGGGCATACGGCTGCTGAAGGTGGTGAAAGCAGCTGGCTATAATCCTGAGCACCTGAAGATTCTTTGCAGCTACTG TTTTGCAGACGTGCTGTCAGTGGAACTGAAGGGCAGCAATGCCCTGGTGTTCTCTCTGAAGACagagcagctcttcctgcaCTCTCCGAAGGCTCCGTGCATCAAGGCCTTGGTGGAACTCTTCATGCAGGAGCTGAGGCAG GATACCAACTACGTCATTGCTCTGCGCAGCTACATTGTGGATGACAAGAGCCTTCTTAGCTTCAAGAAGGGTGACCTCATTGAGCTACTGCCTATGCAAGGCGTGGAGCCAG GCTGGCAGTTTGGCTCCACCGGTGGCCGCTGTGGTATTTTCCCAACCAGCCTGGTGCAATTGGCTGCAGCACCTGATTACCTCAGCACTAGCATGGACAGACGTGGAGGGCTGTGGAAGAACATGAAGTCTTCCTCGGAGAGCAGGAACACCAGCAGGGAG AGTTCTGCTCCCAGCCTAACATCAGAACCTGACAGCATCATGTTAGTCCCTGCTGGTGATCATTATACCATGATTGACTTTGCCACAGCCTACTTCCGAGAAGCTCAGTCCAT GCAGGGACTGAAGGGGATGGCTGCTGAAAAGAAGAGTATAGCTGATCTGGTCCAGCACACCAAG GTCCCAATCCAGGAATCTTTGCTCCGGTACTCTGATAGAGAGCTCAATGAGCTTGCTGCAAAGAACTTCAAGA CTCTGATGCAGTTCATGGGAGATCAAGCAAAACTCAAGAACCAAAATGAGGTTGAACGCATCTATGAAATCCTTCAG CTGTGCAAAGAGAAGGAGAGTTTGCATGACGAGGTCTACTGCCAGGCCATCAAACAAGTCACTCACAACCCTAACCA GGAGAGTGTGCTGCGTGGTTGGTTGCTCCTAAACCTGCTAACTGGGTACTTCCTCCCTTCCAACATCCTGATGCCCTATGCCACCAAGTTTCTGCAGCTAGCCAGCGATGATCCGTCTAGCATGCACCATG aaatagCCAAGATCTGTCAGAGCAACCTGCGGAAAAATTTAATGTACGGGGGCCGTCGccaccttcccttccctgtggAGATGGAGGCATTGCTG AGGGGGCGCAGTGCCCGCCGGCTGGTGATCCTGCTGCCTGGAGGCTTGGAATACCTCACCAGGATCAAGACATTCACT GTGGCCAAGGAGCTCTTGCAGGAGATCTGTGAGCAGATGGGGGCAGGTGAACAGGAAGAGATAGAGGAATTTGTTCTTTTTGCCACCAGGAGTGACAGCAATAATCTCG ATAAAGCGGTGAGGCCGATAAGATCAGAGGAGTATCTTCACGATTACCTGCTGGAGGACAGTTTGGTCGCTGTGACTTTACGCAGGCTCATCTGGAGGACCCCTCTACACTTTGAGAACAACATTTATATAGATGTCCATTATGGACAG ATGCTGTGGGATTACCTGAATGGGAGGATGCTTTTGAGCCATGGTGAAGAAATGGAGATGCAGGTGGGCATTTTGGCAATGCTCCAGCACTGGGCCaaaccagagcagcagaactCTGCTCCCTCCAG ggaagagctgaagGAGTATACACCAAAGACCCTGCAGTCCTACATCAGTCCCCAGGTTCTGCAAAACCAAGTTGGCACGCTGCTGAGAACCAGGCAGCCCCTCCCACCAGTGGATGCAAAAATCGAGTTCATAG AACACATGATGAAATTGCCTTTCTTTGGCTACACCATCTACTTTGTCGAGAGAGTCAGCGATGATACAATCTCTGTGCCCTGTTTCTTTGGTGTGAATAAAGAGGAGATCATTGTGGTAGACAACACAAGCCAG GTGGTCTCCTGCGTCATTCCATtgaaagagctgcagaagaTGCGAACCCTGCGGCCTCTCTCCGATGGTGGGCTTCCTGGCTTAGAACTGAACTATGGCTCGGCTGCTAGCCCCAAGACTATGTGGCTTGAATTGTCACAG GCTAAAGAAATGTATCACACAATTGTTGTCATCCTGGATAAAACAGAGTTGCGTCACTAG
- the MYO15B gene encoding myosin XVB isoform X1, with translation MKKTLVQFNTMLLISRSLIQKRKHCQQELEERKRRRWSLASGDTEDSPNQGMDVGLLEIPAELAALLRIAEGQYRAQANQITEALSPEIKVKDDLSLPPTINSYPFSSFIKSYFQKTDFPAPGQPLQHPLTHLNAEYQESALEINKLILRFIGDRNLHGWQEVLLGNYIAGRGLNNVALRDEIFSQVVAQAWKNPDMERSQRAWVLMATLLSCFAPSPTLEKPLLKFVSDHGMEGYNAVCQRKILTAAQFTETDSTVSRAYPPTQLEWIANQRKGKMVLDVHTFNDEKFSAEVESWMTGEQYAGWILSARGCDKKSRGWSISMFTGNTWQDLLGCDFVLDLIGEMEKPSSLSQSSAAYPITPERDRSFLQNSDLALIPPAPGIQAPTFPPPSLPPEFNNLHPDPRFRDDLSTPVGLDHYVDDLFSTVLQQGSRVPDMENREILTGRMKGGGKIGPTQRGIFPSAGFSGVTQAPVYQPMPSMMGVPAAMPMMPAAGGIAPMPAMVMPQPVVPAVDPNQLAAQQQAFINQQAMLMAQQMTLQAMSISQQQQQQWQQSLEKPRPRVSSSPQAQAPAPASAPVPATFPKPKKPASSQNAAPSPKAPEPPAREEELVYDYMEDQFSSSKDDDYPRETFQQKKDYFQKMGEQQIRVKKVSPSKTWTPPANPQPKQENEEEQNRKEEKPDPETEAAPAPPLPPPEPKPKNQTPKVKKEPPLVKASGPELRPAPSREIRNIIRMYQSRPAPEPQPIEPVRKVSKPFMKKNDPKNEALAKLGMMNLPSPKSPSPLPQEKRSPPPPKPKPGSTFSSIKEKQLPLQSAFSQGSTPPGSQAPPAPPLPPPLPSPLLPEHPGRQESSGKDAAVRVVEDDGIKTQLYKLTSSVSFSYVNPAWKIFLRKEVFYPKENFSHPYCLNLLCEQIIRDTFSDSCFRISREEKRKMKDLLMEFRVGNDVQSIQEDGIKKRIVLAARDNWANYFSRLFPVHGENGSDVQILGVSHRGIRLLKVVKAAGYNPEHLKILCSYCFADVLSVELKGSNALVFSLKTEQLFLHSPKAPCIKALVELFMQELRQDTNYVIALRSYIVDDKSLLSFKKGDLIELLPMQGVEPGWQFGSTGGRCGIFPTSLVQLAAAPDYLSTSMDRRGGLWKNMKSSSESRNTSRESSAPSLTSEPDSIMLVPAGDHYTMIDFATAYFREAQSMQGLKGMAAEKKSIADLVQHTKVPIQESLLRYSDRELNELAAKNFKTLMQFMGDQAKLKNQNEVERIYEILQLCKEKESLHDEVYCQAIKQVTHNPNQESVLRGWLLLNLLTGYFLPSNILMPYATKFLQLASDDPSSMHHEIAKICQSNLRKNLMYGGRRHLPFPVEMEALLRGRSARRLVILLPGGLEYLTRIKTFTVAKELLQEICEQMGAGEQEEIEEFVLFATRSDSNNLDKAVRPIRSEEYLHDYLLEDSLVAVTLRRLIWRTPLHFENNIYIDVHYGQMLWDYLNGRMLLSHGEEMEMQVGILAMLQHWAKPEQQNSAPSREELKEYTPKTLQSYISPQVLQNQVGTLLRTRQPLPPVDAKIEFIEHMMKLPFFGYTIYFVERVSDDTISVPCFFGVNKEEIIVVDNTSQVVSCVIPLKELQKMRTLRPLSDGGLPGLELNYGSAASPKTMWLELSQAKEMYHTIVVILDKTELRH, from the exons atgaagaagactTTGGTGCAATTTAATACCATGCTTTTAATCTCCAGATCTTTGATTCAAAAGAGGAAACACTGCCAG CAGGaattagaggaaagaaaacGAAGGAGGTGGTCCCTGGCCAGTGGTGACACAGAGGACAGTCCCAACCAAGGAATG GATGTGGGGCTGCTGGAGATCCCTGCAGAGCTTGCTGCCCTCCTGCGGATAGCTGAAG GTCAATACCGAGCACAGGCCAACCAGATAACTGAGGCATTGTCTCCTGAAATCAAGGTCAAAGATGATCTTTCCCTCCCACCAACCATCAACAGCtatcctttctcctccttcattAAGTCATACTTCCAG aAGACAGATTTCCCAGCCCCTGGCCAGCCTCTGCAGCACCCTTTAACCCATCTGAATGCTGAGTACCAGGAGAGTGCGCTTGAGATCAACAAATTG ATTTTGCGGTTCATTGGTGACAGGAATCTCCATGGCTGGCAGGAGGTGCTTCTGGGCAACTACATTGCTGGGAGAGGTTTGAATAATGTGGCTCTGCGCGATGAAATCTTCAGTCAGGTGGTTGCCCAGGCATGGAAAAACCCAGACATGGAGCGAAGCCAGCGAGCGTGGGTCCTGATGGCAACtttgctgagctgctttgcCCCTTCACCAACACTGGAGAAGCCATTGCTGAa ATTTGTGTCAGATCATGGCATGGAGGGCTACAATGCCGTCTGCCAGCGCAAGATCTTGACAGCAGCACAGTTCACAGAGACAGACTCTACAGTCTCTCGGGCTTACCCTCCCACTCAGCTGGAGTGGATTGCGAaccagaggaaagggaagatggTGCTGGATGTTCATACCTTTAATG ACGAGAAGTTCTCAGCTGAGGTGGAGTCCTGGATGACTGGGGAGCAGTATGCAGGCTGGATCCTGAGTGCAAG GGGCTGTGATAAGAAGTCTAGAGGATGGTCTATCTCCATGTTTACTGGCAACACATGGCAGGACCTGCTGGGCTGTGACTTTGTGCTGGACCTCATTGGAGAGATGGAGAAGCCCAGCAGCCTCTCTCAGTCTTCAGCTGCGTACCCCATCACTCCTGAAAGGGACAGAAGTTTCCTCCAGAACTCTGACCTGGCTTT gatccctcctgctccaggcaTCCAGGCCCCTACCTTCCCACCACCTAGCCTGCCTCCAGAATTCAACAATCTCCATCCAG ATCCAAGATTCAGAGATGACCTGAGCACCCCTGTAGGCTTGGATCACTATGTGGATGATCTcttcagcactgtgctgcagcaagGCTCCAGAGTACCA GATATGGAGAACAGGGAAATTCTGACTGGACGCATGAAAGGAGGTGGGAAGATTGGACCCACACAGAGAGGaatctttccttctgcag GCTTCTCTGGAGTGACTCAAGCACCAGTTTACCAGCCTATGCCTTCGATGATGGGGGTGCCAGCAGCCATGCCTATGATGCCAGCAGCTGGTGGGATTGCACCTATGCCAG CCATGGTTATGCCCCAGCCTGTGGTTCCAGCTGTAGATCCCAATCAGttagcagcacagcagcaagccTTTATCAACCAGCAAGCAATGCTCATG GCCCAGCAGATGACCCTTCAAGCCATGAGCATTtcccagcagcaacagcagcagtggcaaCAATCTCTTGAGAAACCAAGGCCAAGAGTCTCAAGTTCACCACAAGCCcaagccccagctccagcctcagcCCCAGTCCCAGCCACTTTCCCAAAACCTAAGAAGCCTGCCAGCAGCCAAAATGCTGCTCCATCACCAAAGGCTCCAGAACCACCAGCTAGGGAAGAAGAACTG GTTTATGACTACATGGAAGACCAGTTCTCCAGCAGTAAAGATGATGACTATCCTCGTGAAACCTTCCAGCAGAAGAAAGactattttcagaaaatgg GAGAGCAACAGATCCGTGTTAAGAAAGTCAGTCCTTCCAAAACCTGGACCCCTCCAGCAAATCCCCAGCCAAAGCAGGAGAATGAAGAGgagcagaacaggaaagaagagaagcCTGACCCTGAAACAGAGGCAG CTCCTGCTCCACCTTTGCCACCTCCTGAGCCAAAGCCAAAAAACCAGACACCAAAAGTAAAGAAGGAGCCACCACTAGTGAAGGCTTCGGGCCCCGAGTTGCGGCCTGCACCCAGCCGGGAGATCCGCAACATCATCAGAATGTACCAGAGCCGGCCAGCCCCCGAGCCCCAGCCCATCGAGCCTGTCAG GAAAGTATCCAAGCCATTTATGAAGAAGAACGACCCCAAAAATGAGGCTCTGGCCAAGCTGGGAATGATGAACCTCCCATCTCCCAAATCA CCATCCCCACTGCCACAAGAGAAGAGATCACCTCCACCTCCCAAGCCCAAGCCTGGCTCAACTTTCAGCTCTATCAAGGAGAAGCAGTTGCCTCTCCAGTCCGCCTTCAGCCAGGGGAGTACCCCACCAGGTTCCCAggcccctcctgctccccctcttcccccaccATTGCCTTCGCCTCTCCTGCCTGAGCacccaggcaggcaggaatCCTCAGGGAAGG ATGCTGCTGTAAGAGTAGTAGAAGATGATGGTATCAAGACCCAGCTGTACAAGCTCACTAGCAGTGTCAGCTTTTCCTATGTCAACCCAGCCTGGAAAATCTTTCTGCGCAAAGAG GTGTTTTACCCCAAAGAAAACTTCAGTCACCCGTATTGTCTGAACCTGCTGTGTGAACAG aTCATACGTGACACCTTCTCTGATTCCTGCTTTCGCATCTCCAGGGAAGAGAAGCGCAAGATGAAAGATCTGCTGA TGGAGTTCCGGGTTGGCAACGATGTCCAGTCCATTCAGGAAGATGGGATAAAGAAGAGGATTGTACTGGCTGCTCGGGATAACTGGGCTAACTATTTCTCCCGCCTTTTCCCAGTTCAT GGTGAAAATGGAAGTGATGTCCAGATCCTGGGTGTTTCTCACCGGGGCATACGGCTGCTGAAGGTGGTGAAAGCAGCTGGCTATAATCCTGAGCACCTGAAGATTCTTTGCAGCTACTG TTTTGCAGACGTGCTGTCAGTGGAACTGAAGGGCAGCAATGCCCTGGTGTTCTCTCTGAAGACagagcagctcttcctgcaCTCTCCGAAGGCTCCGTGCATCAAGGCCTTGGTGGAACTCTTCATGCAGGAGCTGAGGCAG GATACCAACTACGTCATTGCTCTGCGCAGCTACATTGTGGATGACAAGAGCCTTCTTAGCTTCAAGAAGGGTGACCTCATTGAGCTACTGCCTATGCAAGGCGTGGAGCCAG GCTGGCAGTTTGGCTCCACCGGTGGCCGCTGTGGTATTTTCCCAACCAGCCTGGTGCAATTGGCTGCAGCACCTGATTACCTCAGCACTAGCATGGACAGACGTGGAGGGCTGTGGAAGAACATGAAGTCTTCCTCGGAGAGCAGGAACACCAGCAGGGAG AGTTCTGCTCCCAGCCTAACATCAGAACCTGACAGCATCATGTTAGTCCCTGCTGGTGATCATTATACCATGATTGACTTTGCCACAGCCTACTTCCGAGAAGCTCAGTCCAT GCAGGGACTGAAGGGGATGGCTGCTGAAAAGAAGAGTATAGCTGATCTGGTCCAGCACACCAAG GTCCCAATCCAGGAATCTTTGCTCCGGTACTCTGATAGAGAGCTCAATGAGCTTGCTGCAAAGAACTTCAAGA CTCTGATGCAGTTCATGGGAGATCAAGCAAAACTCAAGAACCAAAATGAGGTTGAACGCATCTATGAAATCCTTCAG CTGTGCAAAGAGAAGGAGAGTTTGCATGACGAGGTCTACTGCCAGGCCATCAAACAAGTCACTCACAACCCTAACCA GGAGAGTGTGCTGCGTGGTTGGTTGCTCCTAAACCTGCTAACTGGGTACTTCCTCCCTTCCAACATCCTGATGCCCTATGCCACCAAGTTTCTGCAGCTAGCCAGCGATGATCCGTCTAGCATGCACCATG aaatagCCAAGATCTGTCAGAGCAACCTGCGGAAAAATTTAATGTACGGGGGCCGTCGccaccttcccttccctgtggAGATGGAGGCATTGCTG AGGGGGCGCAGTGCCCGCCGGCTGGTGATCCTGCTGCCTGGAGGCTTGGAATACCTCACCAGGATCAAGACATTCACT GTGGCCAAGGAGCTCTTGCAGGAGATCTGTGAGCAGATGGGGGCAGGTGAACAGGAAGAGATAGAGGAATTTGTTCTTTTTGCCACCAGGAGTGACAGCAATAATCTCG ATAAAGCGGTGAGGCCGATAAGATCAGAGGAGTATCTTCACGATTACCTGCTGGAGGACAGTTTGGTCGCTGTGACTTTACGCAGGCTCATCTGGAGGACCCCTCTACACTTTGAGAACAACATTTATATAGATGTCCATTATGGACAG ATGCTGTGGGATTACCTGAATGGGAGGATGCTTTTGAGCCATGGTGAAGAAATGGAGATGCAGGTGGGCATTTTGGCAATGCTCCAGCACTGGGCCaaaccagagcagcagaactCTGCTCCCTCCAG ggaagagctgaagGAGTATACACCAAAGACCCTGCAGTCCTACATCAGTCCCCAGGTTCTGCAAAACCAAGTTGGCACGCTGCTGAGAACCAGGCAGCCCCTCCCACCAGTGGATGCAAAAATCGAGTTCATAG AACACATGATGAAATTGCCTTTCTTTGGCTACACCATCTACTTTGTCGAGAGAGTCAGCGATGATACAATCTCTGTGCCCTGTTTCTTTGGTGTGAATAAAGAGGAGATCATTGTGGTAGACAACACAAGCCAG GTGGTCTCCTGCGTCATTCCATtgaaagagctgcagaagaTGCGAACCCTGCGGCCTCTCTCCGATGGTGGGCTTCCTGGCTTAGAACTGAACTATGGCTCGGCTGCTAGCCCCAAGACTATGTGGCTTGAATTGTCACAG GCTAAAGAAATGTATCACACAATTGTTGTCATCCTGGATAAAACAGAGTTGCGTCACTAG